Proteins from one Mesorhizobium sp. M9A.F.Ca.ET.002.03.1.2 genomic window:
- a CDS encoding adenosine deaminase: MPLKAELHCHIEGAAAPELVIRQAQKYGKDTSPYIQNGSFVWHDFTSFLAAYDFSSDLFRTEEDYARLADHYLTSLARDGAIYSEVFTSPDHAGKAGLSPKAYTDALGEGIARARAKTGIEGRMIVTGVRNAGVESIEQAARFAARCGHPLVTGFGVAGDERIGDLEDYVRAFEIAREAGLGITVHAGELMGWESVKAALDHIRPSRIGHGVRAIENPDLVRRIADEGVVLECCPGSNIALKVFDSFADHPFPALRAAGCKVTLNSDDPPYFWTSLKREYDIAAEHFSMNEKALAAVTRTAIEAAFVDRKTRAMLLDRLDVKGR; the protein is encoded by the coding sequence ATGCCTTTGAAAGCGGAACTGCACTGCCATATCGAAGGGGCAGCGGCGCCCGAACTCGTCATCCGCCAGGCGCAGAAATACGGCAAGGACACCTCGCCCTACATTCAGAACGGCTCATTCGTCTGGCATGATTTCACCTCCTTCCTCGCCGCTTACGACTTCTCCTCCGACCTGTTCCGCACGGAGGAGGACTATGCGCGGCTGGCCGACCATTACCTGACCAGCCTCGCCCGCGACGGCGCCATCTATTCAGAGGTATTCACTTCGCCGGACCACGCCGGCAAGGCCGGCCTGTCGCCCAAGGCCTATACGGACGCGCTCGGCGAAGGCATCGCGCGCGCCAGGGCCAAGACCGGTATCGAGGGCCGCATGATCGTTACCGGCGTGCGCAACGCCGGCGTCGAATCGATCGAGCAGGCGGCGCGCTTCGCGGCTCGCTGCGGGCATCCGCTGGTCACCGGCTTCGGCGTCGCCGGCGACGAGCGGATAGGCGATCTGGAGGACTATGTCAGAGCTTTCGAAATCGCGCGTGAGGCCGGTCTCGGCATCACCGTCCATGCCGGCGAACTGATGGGCTGGGAGAGCGTCAAAGCCGCGCTCGACCACATCCGCCCGTCCCGCATCGGCCATGGCGTGCGGGCCATCGAAAACCCCGACCTTGTCCGGCGCATCGCCGACGAAGGCGTCGTGCTCGAATGCTGCCCCGGCTCCAACATCGCGCTGAAGGTCTTCGACAGTTTCGCCGACCACCCTTTTCCGGCGCTGCGCGCGGCGGGCTGCAAGGTGACGCTCAACTCCGACGACCCGCCCTATTTCTGGACGTCGCTGAAGCGCGAATACGACATCGCCGCCGAGCATTTCTCGATGAACGAGAAGGCGCTCGCCGCCGTCACCAGAACGGCAATAGAGGCCGCCTTCGTCGACAGGAAGACCAGGGCGATGCTGCTGGACCGGCTGGACGTGAAGGGCAGGTGA
- the cdd gene encoding cytidine deaminase, whose translation MAHDLFEAAKAAMAKAYAPYSKFPVGAALRTEDGRVFAGANVEVASYPEGWCAETTALGHYIMGGGGRIMEIAVIAERMAKCSPCGGCRQRLAEFCRPETKVYLCDNGGVVETVTMGEMLPYGFQGDILK comes from the coding sequence ATGGCTCATGATCTGTTCGAAGCGGCCAAGGCCGCCATGGCCAAGGCCTATGCGCCCTATTCGAAATTCCCGGTCGGGGCGGCACTGCGCACCGAGGACGGCCGCGTCTTTGCCGGCGCCAATGTCGAGGTCGCGTCCTATCCGGAAGGCTGGTGCGCCGAGACCACCGCGCTCGGCCACTACATCATGGGCGGCGGCGGCAGGATCATGGAAATCGCGGTGATCGCCGAGCGCATGGCGAAATGCTCGCCCTGCGGCGGCTGCCGGCAGCGGCTGGCCGAATTCTGCCGGCCGGAAACCAAAGTCTATCTTTGCGACAATGGCGGCGTGGTCGAGACCGTGACCATGGGCGAGATGCTTCCCTACGGCTTCCAGGGCGACATTTTGAAATGA
- a CDS encoding BMP family ABC transporter substrate-binding protein, whose amino-acid sequence MKRIVLGLLAATAMVLPAFAADIQPAILYDLGGKFDKSFNEASYNGAEKFKAETGVAYVEFEVSNATQREQALRRFAEDGRNPIVMAGFSWADALEKIAVEFPDTKFAIIDMVVDKPNVRSLVYKEQEGSYLVGVMAAMASKSKKVGFIGGMDIPLIRRFGCGYVGGAKAAGATDVIQNMTGDTPAAWNDPAKGGEIAKTQIDQGADVIYAAAGGTGVGVLQAAADAGKLGIGVDSNQNGLQPGKVLTSMVKRVDVAVYNSFMDAKDGKFTAGINDLGLKEGGVDYAMDDNNKGLVDDAMKAAVEKAKADIIAGTVKVHDYMSDNSCPY is encoded by the coding sequence ATGAAACGTATCGTTCTCGGCCTCCTGGCCGCAACTGCAATGGTTCTTCCGGCCTTCGCCGCGGACATCCAGCCCGCGATCCTCTACGATCTCGGCGGCAAGTTCGACAAGTCGTTCAACGAGGCGTCCTACAATGGCGCCGAAAAGTTCAAGGCCGAAACCGGCGTCGCCTATGTGGAATTCGAGGTCAGCAATGCGACCCAGCGCGAGCAGGCGCTGCGCCGTTTCGCCGAGGATGGCCGCAACCCGATCGTCATGGCGGGCTTTTCCTGGGCGGACGCGCTGGAGAAGATCGCCGTGGAATTTCCCGACACCAAATTCGCCATCATCGACATGGTCGTCGACAAGCCCAATGTCCGCTCCCTCGTCTACAAGGAGCAGGAAGGGTCCTACCTCGTCGGCGTGATGGCGGCGATGGCCTCGAAGTCCAAGAAGGTCGGCTTCATCGGCGGCATGGACATTCCGCTGATCCGCAGATTCGGCTGCGGCTATGTCGGCGGCGCCAAGGCGGCCGGCGCGACCGACGTCATCCAGAACATGACCGGCGACACGCCGGCAGCCTGGAACGATCCGGCCAAGGGCGGCGAGATTGCCAAGACGCAGATCGACCAGGGCGCCGACGTGATCTACGCGGCGGCGGGCGGAACCGGTGTTGGCGTGCTGCAGGCAGCGGCGGATGCCGGCAAGCTGGGCATCGGCGTCGATTCCAACCAGAACGGCCTGCAGCCGGGCAAGGTGCTGACCTCCATGGTCAAGCGTGTCGACGTTGCCGTCTATAATAGTTTCATGGACGCCAAGGACGGCAAGTTCACCGCCGGCATCAACGATCTCGGCCTCAAGGAAGGCGGCGTCGACTACGCCATGGACGATAACAACAAGGGACTTGTCGACGACGCAATGAAGGCGGCGGTCGAAAAGGCCAAGGCCGACATTATCGCGGGTACCGTCAAGGTGCACGACTACATGTCGGACAATTCCTGCCCGTATTGA
- a CDS encoding ABC transporter permease: MDLFNAIIQVLDSTIRLSVPLLLACLAGLYSERAGVFDIGLEGKMLVGAFAGAAAASVFHSAYLGLGMAILISVAFAMIHGFASITHRGNQIVSGVAINFIAAGSTIMLGQAWFQQGGRTPALASGERFGAIVWPGADALRSVPILGPIYSELISGHSVLVYLAFLAVPFTWWVLFRTRFGLRLRAVGENPAAVDTAGISVAWLRYRALICTGVLTGIAGAYLSMVQNGGFVKDMTAGKGYIALAALIFAKWKPVNAMFACLLFGFLDALSIRLQGTPLPLIGKVPVQFMQALPYVLTVILLAGFIGKAIPPRAGGVPYVKER; encoded by the coding sequence ATGGATCTGTTCAATGCCATCATCCAGGTTCTGGACTCGACCATCCGCCTGTCGGTGCCGCTCCTGCTCGCCTGCCTCGCCGGCCTCTATTCGGAGCGGGCCGGCGTCTTCGATATCGGGCTCGAAGGCAAGATGCTGGTCGGCGCCTTCGCCGGTGCCGCCGCAGCCTCGGTCTTCCATTCCGCCTATCTCGGCCTCGGCATGGCCATTCTCATCTCGGTCGCTTTCGCAATGATCCATGGCTTTGCCTCGATCACCCATCGCGGCAACCAGATCGTCTCCGGCGTGGCGATCAATTTCATCGCCGCCGGGTCGACCATCATGCTGGGGCAGGCCTGGTTCCAGCAAGGTGGCCGTACGCCAGCTTTGGCCTCGGGCGAGCGGTTCGGAGCGATCGTCTGGCCCGGTGCGGACGCGCTCAGGAGCGTGCCGATCCTCGGACCGATATATTCGGAGCTCATCTCCGGCCATTCCGTGCTGGTCTATCTCGCGTTCCTCGCGGTGCCGTTCACCTGGTGGGTGCTGTTTCGCACCCGCTTCGGCCTGCGCCTGCGCGCGGTCGGCGAGAACCCGGCCGCGGTCGACACCGCCGGCATCTCGGTCGCCTGGCTGCGCTACCGGGCGCTGATCTGCACCGGCGTGCTCACCGGCATTGCCGGCGCCTATCTGTCGATGGTGCAGAATGGCGGCTTCGTGAAGGACATGACCGCCGGCAAGGGCTACATCGCACTGGCCGCGCTGATCTTCGCCAAGTGGAAGCCGGTCAACGCCATGTTCGCCTGCCTGTTGTTCGGCTTCCTCGACGCGCTGTCGATCCGCCTGCAAGGCACGCCGCTGCCGCTGATCGGCAAGGTGCCGGTGCAATTCATGCAGGCGCTACCCTATGTCCTTACCGTCATCCTGCTCGCCGGCTTCATCGGCAAGGCGATCCCGCCGCGCGCCGGCGGCGTGCCTTATGTCAAGGAACGCTAA
- the msrA gene encoding peptide-methionine (S)-S-oxide reductase MsrA has product MFFLSDMLNKKLNLPKPAEALPGRARPIPTASKHFVSKRPLKGPYPEALETALFGLGCFWGAERLFWQLEGVWVTAVGYAGGVTPNPTYQETCTGLTGHAEVVLVVYDPKIVSYGELLKLFWESHDPTQGMRQGNDVGTTYRSTIYTFGDAQYQAAIASRDAYEASLRGAGRGKITTEIAAAPEFYFAEEDHQQYLAKNPYGYCGLQGTGVTCAIPAAVSA; this is encoded by the coding sequence ATGTTTTTTCTCAGCGACATGCTGAACAAGAAGCTCAATCTGCCGAAGCCTGCCGAGGCGCTGCCGGGCCGCGCCAGGCCTATCCCGACGGCATCCAAGCACTTTGTCTCGAAAAGGCCGCTCAAGGGGCCTTATCCCGAAGCGCTGGAGACGGCGCTGTTCGGACTGGGCTGCTTCTGGGGCGCCGAGCGCCTGTTCTGGCAGCTTGAAGGTGTCTGGGTCACGGCTGTCGGCTATGCCGGCGGCGTCACCCCCAACCCGACCTACCAGGAAACCTGCACCGGCCTCACCGGCCATGCCGAAGTCGTGCTCGTCGTCTATGATCCGAAGATCGTCTCCTATGGCGAGCTTCTGAAGCTGTTCTGGGAAAGCCACGACCCGACGCAGGGCATGCGCCAGGGCAACGATGTCGGCACCACCTATCGCTCGACGATCTACACGTTCGGCGATGCGCAGTACCAGGCGGCGATCGCTTCGCGCGACGCCTATGAGGCCTCGTTGCGCGGCGCCGGCCGTGGCAAGATCACCACCGAGATCGCGGCGGCGCCGGAGTTCTACTTCGCCGAGGAAGACCACCAGCAATATCTGGCGAAGAATCCCTACGGCTATTGCGGCCTGCAGGGCACCGGCGTCACCTGCGCCATCCCGGCTGCCGTCTCCGCTTGA
- a CDS encoding ABC transporter ATP-binding protein, with translation MAQAAIELIGINKSFGAVRANRDINLEIARGTIHGIVGENGAGKSTLMSILYGFYQADSGEIRVGGQPASIKTPNDAIALGIGMVHQHFMLVDNFTVLENVILGAESDALLKKSIAKARSELERLEREYGLEVDPDAIIEELPVGLQQRVEILKALYRGAEILILDEPTGVLTPAEADHLFRILKQLKEQGKTVVLITHKLREIMAITDTVSVMRQGTMVATRVTKETTVGELAELMVGRRVLLRVEKGEAEAGGVKLAVKNLTVKDSRGVTMVDDISFDVRAGEIVGIAGVAGNGQSEMLEAISGIRRAVSGSVMLDGKPIDLTGAADPGELRDRGLAHVPEDRHHVGLVLAFEENENSILGYHDHPRYLRGPFLNIDAIRDDARDRIAKYDIRPADCRLKTANFSGGNQQKIVLAREMEQDPGVLIVGQPTRGVDVGAIEFIHKRLIAMRDQGKAVLVVSVELDEIRSLSDRILVMFAGRIVGERGPEATEGELGLLMAGVEHREAAQ, from the coding sequence ATGGCGCAAGCCGCAATCGAGTTGATCGGCATCAACAAGAGTTTTGGCGCCGTTCGCGCCAACCGCGACATCAATCTGGAGATCGCGCGCGGTACCATCCACGGCATTGTCGGCGAGAACGGCGCCGGCAAGTCGACGCTGATGTCGATCCTCTACGGTTTCTACCAGGCCGACAGCGGCGAGATCCGCGTCGGCGGCCAGCCAGCGTCGATCAAGACGCCCAACGACGCCATCGCGCTCGGCATCGGCATGGTGCATCAGCACTTCATGCTGGTCGACAATTTCACGGTGCTGGAAAACGTCATTCTCGGCGCCGAAAGCGATGCGCTCTTGAAGAAGAGCATCGCCAAGGCGCGATCCGAACTGGAACGGCTCGAGCGCGAATACGGGCTGGAGGTCGATCCCGATGCGATCATCGAGGAGTTGCCTGTCGGCCTGCAGCAGCGCGTCGAAATCCTGAAGGCGCTGTATCGCGGCGCCGAGATCCTGATCCTCGACGAGCCGACGGGCGTGCTGACGCCGGCCGAGGCCGACCATCTGTTCCGCATCCTCAAGCAGCTGAAGGAGCAGGGCAAGACGGTGGTGCTGATCACCCATAAGCTGCGCGAGATCATGGCGATCACCGACACGGTCTCGGTCATGCGCCAGGGCACGATGGTGGCAACCAGGGTGACAAAGGAGACCACCGTCGGGGAGTTGGCCGAGCTGATGGTCGGCCGGCGCGTGCTCTTGCGAGTGGAAAAGGGCGAGGCGGAAGCCGGCGGCGTCAAGCTCGCGGTCAAGAACCTGACGGTCAAGGATTCCCGCGGCGTCACCATGGTCGACGACATCTCCTTCGACGTGCGCGCCGGCGAGATCGTCGGCATCGCCGGCGTCGCCGGCAACGGGCAATCCGAAATGCTCGAGGCGATTTCCGGCATCAGGCGCGCCGTCTCGGGCTCCGTCATGCTCGACGGCAAGCCGATCGACCTCACCGGTGCCGCCGATCCCGGCGAGCTGCGCGACCGGGGTCTCGCCCATGTGCCGGAGGACCGCCATCATGTCGGCCTGGTGCTGGCCTTCGAGGAGAACGAGAATTCGATCCTCGGCTATCACGACCACCCGCGCTATCTCAGGGGGCCGTTCCTCAACATCGACGCCATCCGCGACGACGCCAGGGACAGAATAGCCAAATACGACATCCGCCCGGCGGACTGCCGGCTCAAGACCGCCAATTTCTCCGGCGGCAACCAGCAGAAGATCGTGCTGGCGCGGGAAATGGAACAGGACCCGGGCGTGCTGATCGTCGGCCAGCCGACGCGCGGCGTCGATGTCGGCGCCATCGAATTCATCCACAAGCGCCTCATCGCCATGCGCGACCAGGGCAAGGCGGTGCTGGTGGTGTCGGTCGAGCTCGACGAGATCCGCTCGCTTTCCGACCGCATCCTGGTGATGTTTGCCGGCCGCATCGTCGGCGAGCGCGGCCCGGAGGCGACCGAAGGCGAGCTCGGCCTGCTGATGGCGGGTGTCGAGCACCGGGAGGCGGCGCAATGA
- a CDS encoding TIGR02281 family clan AA aspartic protease — translation MLRKLLILGVLAGTSASFPILYQSNPRMLDGLLKSAAGARPTVETQTDLNLAAVPDRPATPQPLGRKVVVTADARGHFTSAFKLNGRQVDGMIDTGATLVAINSSTARRIGISLNASDFRHEVNTANGAIGAALVTIDRLQIGKITVEGVQAVVLDDKALRTNLIGLSFLQRLERYQVENGALLLVQ, via the coding sequence ATGCTGCGCAAGCTTCTCATCCTTGGCGTGCTCGCCGGAACGTCGGCGTCGTTCCCGATCCTCTATCAGTCGAATCCGCGGATGCTGGACGGGCTGTTGAAATCGGCAGCCGGAGCCAGGCCGACTGTCGAAACGCAAACCGACCTGAACCTGGCCGCGGTTCCCGACAGGCCGGCGACGCCGCAGCCGCTCGGCCGCAAGGTCGTGGTCACGGCGGACGCGCGCGGGCATTTCACCTCGGCGTTCAAGCTAAACGGCCGACAGGTCGACGGCATGATCGACACCGGCGCGACGCTCGTCGCCATCAACAGTTCGACGGCACGCAGGATTGGCATTTCGCTGAATGCGTCCGACTTTCGCCACGAGGTCAACACCGCCAACGGCGCGATCGGGGCTGCCTTGGTGACGATCGACCGCCTGCAGATCGGCAAGATCACGGTCGAGGGCGTCCAGGCGGTGGTGCTCGACGACAAGGCGCTGCGCACCAACCTGATCGGCCTGAGTTTTCTCCAGCGGCTCGAAAGATACCAGGTCGAAAATGGCGCGCTGCTGCTCGTCCAGTAG
- a CDS encoding ABC transporter permease, whose translation MSTPYAKLPAWADYGLIPVINLAVAFVVAGFVVLLVGENPFRAAAVLVEGAFGRGQGIAFTLFYATTFIFSGLSVAVAAHCGLFNIGGEGQGYIAGLGIGIVCLAFDSVLPWWLTFPLAIAAAAAMGALWALIPAYLQAKRGSHIVITTIMFNFIAASVMVYALVGVLKPAGSMAPQTRTFLDGAQLPKLNWIIELFGAKIRSAPFNVSFLLALAMAFLVWVMIWRTRFGYEMRTYGHSPKAARYAGISETRIIILAMMVSGALAGMMALNPTMGDQHNVALEFVSGAGFVGIAVALMGRLHPVGIVLAAILFGMLYQGGAELAFEMPAISRDMIVIIQGLVILFAGALEHMFRPYVQALFASLSPRTVGMEAVKGKGA comes from the coding sequence ATGAGCACGCCTTACGCCAAGCTGCCGGCCTGGGCCGATTACGGGCTGATCCCGGTGATCAACCTCGCCGTTGCCTTCGTCGTCGCCGGCTTCGTCGTGCTTCTGGTTGGAGAAAATCCGTTTCGCGCGGCCGCCGTCCTGGTCGAGGGCGCCTTCGGCCGTGGGCAAGGCATCGCCTTCACCCTATTCTACGCCACCACCTTCATCTTCAGCGGGCTTTCCGTGGCGGTTGCGGCGCATTGCGGCCTGTTCAACATCGGTGGCGAGGGCCAGGGCTATATCGCCGGTCTCGGCATCGGCATCGTCTGCCTGGCATTCGACAGCGTGCTGCCATGGTGGCTCACCTTCCCGCTGGCGATCGCCGCCGCTGCGGCTATGGGAGCGCTGTGGGCTCTGATCCCTGCCTATCTGCAGGCCAAGCGCGGTTCGCACATCGTCATCACCACCATCATGTTCAACTTCATCGCCGCCAGCGTCATGGTCTATGCGCTGGTCGGCGTGCTGAAGCCGGCCGGCTCCATGGCGCCGCAGACGCGCACCTTCCTCGACGGCGCGCAGCTGCCGAAGCTCAACTGGATCATAGAACTGTTCGGCGCCAAGATCCGCTCGGCGCCATTCAACGTCTCCTTCCTGCTGGCGCTGGCCATGGCCTTTCTGGTCTGGGTGATGATCTGGCGCACCAGGTTCGGCTACGAGATGCGCACCTACGGCCACAGCCCGAAGGCGGCACGCTACGCTGGCATTTCCGAAACCCGCATCATCATCCTGGCCATGATGGTCTCGGGCGCGCTGGCCGGCATGATGGCGCTCAATCCGACGATGGGCGACCAGCACAACGTCGCGCTCGAGTTCGTCTCGGGTGCCGGCTTCGTCGGTATCGCCGTGGCGCTGATGGGGCGCCTGCACCCGGTCGGCATCGTGCTGGCGGCAATCCTGTTCGGCATGCTCTACCAAGGCGGCGCCGAACTCGCCTTCGAAATGCCGGCCATCAGCCGCGACATGATCGTCATCATCCAGGGCCTGGTCATCCTGTTCGCCGGCGCGCTTGAGCACATGTTCCGGCCCTATGTCCAGGCACTGTTCGCCTCGCTCAGCCCGAGAACCGTCGGCATGGAAGCGGTCAAGGGGAAGGGCGCCTGA
- the upp gene encoding uracil phosphoribosyltransferase, translating into MKGVTVVDHPLVQHKLTIMRKKETSTAGFRRLLREISLLLGYEVTRNLELTTTTIETPIETMEAPTLEGKKLVFASVLRAGNGLLEGLLDLVPAARVAHIGLYRDHETLEAVEYFFKAPSDLADRLVIVVDPMLATANSAIAAIDKLKGRGATNIRFLCLLAAPEGIERFTKAHPDVPVFTASIDRQLNEKGYIMPGLGDAGDRMYGTK; encoded by the coding sequence ATGAAGGGCGTTACCGTCGTCGACCACCCGCTTGTCCAGCACAAGCTGACCATCATGCGCAAGAAGGAAACCTCGACGGCCGGCTTCCGGCGGCTGCTGCGCGAGATCTCGCTGCTGCTCGGCTATGAGGTCACCCGCAATCTCGAACTGACGACGACGACGATCGAAACGCCGATCGAGACGATGGAAGCGCCGACGCTGGAGGGCAAGAAGCTGGTCTTCGCCTCGGTGCTGCGCGCCGGCAACGGCTTGCTCGAAGGCCTGCTCGATCTGGTGCCGGCGGCGCGCGTCGCCCATATCGGTCTTTACCGCGATCATGAGACGCTGGAAGCGGTCGAATATTTCTTCAAGGCGCCGAGCGATCTCGCCGACCGGCTGGTGATCGTCGTCGACCCGATGCTGGCGACCGCCAATTCGGCGATCGCGGCGATCGACAAGCTGAAAGGGCGTGGCGCCACCAATATCCGCTTCCTCTGCCTGCTGGCGGCGCCAGAGGGCATCGAGCGGTTCACCAAGGCGCATCCCGATGTTCCGGTCTTCACCGCTTCCATCGACCGCCAGCTCAACGAGAAGGGCTACATCATGCCCGGCCTCGGCGACGCCGGCGACCGCATGTACGGGACCAAATGA
- a CDS encoding SlyX family protein: MTMPADRLTTLEIRAAEQEKTIEELSGQIAEQWKVIERMQRKLDALTDRFLALEEQAAPDVPVTKPPHW; the protein is encoded by the coding sequence ATGACCATGCCCGCCGACCGGCTGACAACGCTGGAAATCCGCGCCGCCGAACAGGAGAAGACCATCGAGGAACTGTCCGGCCAGATCGCCGAACAATGGAAAGTGATCGAGCGCATGCAGCGCAAGCTCGATGCGCTGACCGACCGGTTCCTGGCGCTGGAGGAACAGGCCGCACCCGACGTGCCGGTGACCAAGCCGCCGCATTGGTGA
- a CDS encoding purine-nucleoside phosphorylase, giving the protein MKEALDRLVERLDGLAPATALVLGSGLGGLVDLVEDPVRMSYAELPGFPRSGVTGHAGEVVAGRFAGTPVLMLSGRAHYYEHGNAAAMRPALEVLAGIGISKLILTNAAGSVDPDMEPGSVMLISDHINFSGSNPLIGEPSDRRFVGLTEAYDAGLCSAIEKAAKATATALHKGVYMWFSGPCFETPAEIRMARIMGANAVGMSTVPEVILARFLGLRVAACSVITNLAAGMTGAELSHQETKDMAPVGGARLATILQRVFQDSLPESKVPA; this is encoded by the coding sequence ATGAAGGAAGCGCTTGATCGTCTCGTCGAAAGGTTGGACGGGCTGGCGCCCGCCACCGCGCTGGTGCTGGGTTCGGGCCTTGGCGGGCTTGTCGACCTGGTCGAGGACCCTGTCCGCATGTCCTATGCCGAATTGCCGGGCTTTCCCAGAAGCGGCGTCACCGGCCATGCCGGCGAGGTGGTGGCGGGACGTTTTGCCGGCACGCCGGTGCTGATGCTGTCGGGCCGCGCCCACTATTACGAGCACGGCAACGCGGCGGCGATGCGGCCGGCGCTGGAGGTACTCGCCGGCATCGGCATCTCGAAACTGATCCTCACCAATGCCGCCGGCTCGGTCGATCCGGACATGGAGCCGGGCTCGGTGATGCTGATATCAGACCACATCAATTTCTCGGGCTCCAACCCGCTGATCGGCGAGCCGAGCGACCGCCGCTTCGTCGGCCTGACCGAAGCCTATGATGCCGGCCTCTGCTCGGCGATCGAAAAGGCGGCCAAGGCGACGGCTACCGCGCTGCACAAGGGCGTCTATATGTGGTTCTCCGGGCCGTGCTTCGAGACGCCCGCCGAGATCCGCATGGCGCGCATCATGGGCGCCAACGCCGTCGGCATGTCGACCGTGCCGGAGGTCATCCTCGCCCGGTTCCTTGGCCTGCGCGTCGCCGCCTGTTCGGTCATCACCAACCTCGCCGCCGGGATGACCGGGGCGGAGCTTTCGCACCAGGAGACCAAGGACATGGCGCCGGTCGGCGGCGCGCGGCTGGCGACCATTCTCCAGCGTGTGTTCCAGGATAGCTTGCCGGAGAGTAAGGTCCCGGCCTGA
- the deoA gene encoding thymidine phosphorylase: MLPQEIIRSKRDGHKLSAQEIARFIEGVTAGTVSDGQVGAFAMAVFFNGMSRDEAVALTLAMRDSGDVLDWSELPGPVTDKHSTGGVGDNVSLMVAPIVAACGAYVPMISGRGLGHTGGTLDKMDAIPGYISQPDVARFRKVVLETGCAIIGQTADLAPADRRLYAVRDVTGTVESVPLITASILSKKLAAGLQSLVLDVKVGNGAFMEKSRDAAALANNLVEIATGAGLKASALVTGMNEPLASAAGNAVEVRNAVDFLTGRFRDRRLEDVTLALAADMLQLAGLVSSNKDGMRRAAETLGGGGAAAAFARMVAALGGPADFVERPEKYLPKAATELAVKATENGFVTGIATRDIGLAVVGLGGGRIRPDDGIDHAVGITRLLPVGAEVRAGEALALVHARNAGDAEAAAAAVLSAYAIGASKPSAEKSVIRRILPRG; encoded by the coding sequence ATGCTTCCCCAGGAAATCATCCGCAGCAAGCGCGACGGCCACAAGCTGTCGGCGCAGGAGATCGCCAGATTCATCGAAGGCGTGACCGCAGGCACCGTCTCGGACGGGCAGGTCGGGGCCTTCGCCATGGCGGTGTTCTTCAACGGCATGAGCCGCGACGAGGCAGTGGCGCTGACGCTTGCCATGCGCGATTCCGGCGACGTACTCGACTGGTCGGAACTGCCAGGCCCGGTCACCGACAAGCATTCGACAGGCGGCGTCGGCGACAATGTCTCGCTGATGGTGGCCCCGATCGTCGCCGCCTGCGGCGCCTATGTGCCGATGATTTCCGGCCGCGGCCTCGGCCATACCGGCGGCACGCTGGACAAGATGGATGCCATCCCCGGCTACATCAGCCAGCCGGACGTTGCGCGGTTCCGGAAGGTGGTGCTCGAAACGGGCTGCGCCATCATCGGCCAGACCGCCGATCTTGCGCCCGCCGACCGCAGGCTCTACGCGGTCCGCGACGTGACGGGAACCGTCGAATCGGTGCCGCTGATCACCGCCTCGATCCTGTCGAAGAAGCTGGCGGCCGGCCTGCAGTCGCTGGTGCTCGACGTGAAGGTCGGCAACGGCGCCTTCATGGAGAAGTCGCGCGATGCAGCGGCACTGGCGAACAACCTGGTCGAAATCGCCACTGGTGCCGGCCTGAAGGCCTCGGCGCTGGTCACCGGCATGAACGAGCCATTGGCGTCGGCGGCCGGCAATGCGGTCGAGGTGCGCAATGCCGTTGATTTCCTCACCGGCCGTTTCCGTGACCGGCGGCTGGAGGATGTGACGCTGGCGCTGGCCGCGGACATGCTGCAGTTGGCCGGGTTGGTCTCGTCCAACAAGGACGGCATGCGGCGCGCCGCCGAGACGCTTGGCGGCGGCGGGGCCGCCGCCGCCTTCGCGCGCATGGTGGCGGCACTAGGCGGTCCGGCCGATTTCGTCGAGAGGCCGGAAAAATATCTGCCGAAGGCGGCGACGGAGCTTGCGGTCAAGGCGACCGAAAACGGCTTCGTCACCGGCATCGCGACCCGCGACATCGGGCTTGCGGTGGTCGGGCTTGGCGGCGGGCGCATACGGCCGGACGACGGGATCGACCATGCGGTCGGCATCACCAGGCTGTTGCCGGTCGGCGCGGAGGTGCGGGCCGGAGAGGCGCTGGCGCTGGTCCATGCCCGCAATGCCGGGGATGCCGAGGCCGCCGCCGCCGCCGTGCTTTCGGCCTATGCGATCGGCGCTTCGAAGCCGTCCGCGGAAAAATCCGTCATCCGGCGGATCCTGCCGCGCGGGTGA